In Myxococcus stipitatus, the following are encoded in one genomic region:
- a CDS encoding glutathione S-transferase N-terminal domain-containing protein, whose product MTEANEDLSKPVLIGRSSSHFTRIVRIFADELRVDYDFQVLRDMLSPRPEDYGGNPALKIPVLRTSRGSWFGALNICRELWRQSNHKQRIVWPEDLGEPVLANAQELVLQSMATEVTLVMSRVGGAGDGGVHQDKMRQSLGNMVGWLNANAASFCAALPEERDLSFLEVSLFCLATHLEFREVLPMAPYTALTEFCQRFGARPSCAGTSFRFDT is encoded by the coding sequence ATGACTGAAGCGAACGAAGACCTCTCGAAGCCGGTCCTCATTGGCCGCTCGAGCTCTCACTTCACGCGGATCGTTCGTATCTTCGCGGATGAGCTGCGCGTCGATTACGACTTCCAGGTCCTGCGAGACATGTTGTCTCCGCGGCCGGAGGACTATGGTGGCAACCCCGCGCTCAAGATTCCCGTGCTGAGGACGTCGCGAGGCTCCTGGTTCGGAGCGCTCAACATCTGCCGGGAGCTCTGGCGGCAGTCGAATCACAAACAGCGAATCGTGTGGCCGGAGGACCTCGGGGAGCCGGTGCTGGCGAATGCTCAGGAGCTGGTCCTCCAGTCGATGGCGACGGAAGTGACGCTGGTCATGTCGCGAGTGGGCGGCGCGGGTGACGGAGGGGTTCACCAGGACAAGATGCGCCAGAGCCTGGGAAACATGGTCGGGTGGTTGAATGCGAACGCGGCGTCCTTCTGTGCCGCGCTGCCCGAGGAGCGCGACCTGAGCTTCCTGGAGGTCTCGCTGTTCTGCCTCGCGACCCACCTGGAGTTCCGAGAGGTGTTGCCAATGGCCCCGTACACGGCGCTGACGGAGTTCTGCCAGCGCTTCGGGGCCCGTCCTTCTTGCGCCGGGACGTCCTTCCGCTTCGATACGTGA
- a CDS encoding MBL fold metallo-hydrolase, which yields MTLTEVQAGPYTVRGISVGGVYTSLQVPELDVVLDVGIPIRSFAGTERIFLSHAHPDHASALGALLGIRRLLGKGAPQLFLPAEIEPTVREALTVLSRLHHTSMEATTVPMLPGDVRPLGQGLHVRAFRTHHPVPSLGYQFLRRVTKLRPEHLGIPPQEIAQRRKAGEDLFTEVEHLELAYATDTLARVLETEPSLFDSRVLVLECTFVDPKRSVQDARDRAHLHLDELLAHADRFRNETLVLMHFSQSLGPQEVHAMIRERLPASLLERVRIFAPDSGRWFG from the coding sequence ATGACGCTCACCGAAGTCCAGGCTGGCCCCTACACCGTTCGCGGCATCTCCGTCGGTGGTGTCTACACGTCGCTTCAAGTGCCGGAGCTGGATGTGGTGCTCGACGTGGGCATCCCCATCCGCTCCTTCGCGGGCACCGAGCGCATCTTCCTCAGCCACGCGCATCCCGACCATGCGAGCGCCCTCGGTGCGTTGCTAGGCATCCGCCGTTTGTTGGGGAAGGGCGCGCCGCAGCTCTTCCTCCCCGCGGAGATTGAACCCACGGTCCGCGAGGCCCTCACGGTGCTCTCGCGGCTTCACCACACCTCGATGGAGGCGACGACCGTCCCGATGCTCCCTGGGGATGTTCGGCCGCTCGGCCAGGGGCTCCATGTTCGAGCGTTTCGTACTCACCACCCCGTGCCGTCCCTTGGCTACCAGTTCCTCCGGCGCGTCACCAAGTTGCGCCCCGAGCACCTGGGCATCCCCCCGCAGGAGATTGCGCAGCGCCGCAAGGCGGGGGAGGACCTGTTCACCGAGGTGGAGCACCTGGAGCTGGCCTACGCGACCGACACCTTGGCGCGCGTGCTGGAGACCGAGCCGTCCCTCTTCGACTCCCGCGTCCTCGTCCTCGAATGCACCTTCGTCGACCCGAAGCGCTCCGTGCAGGACGCCAGGGACCGCGCGCACCTCCACCTCGACGAGCTCCTCGCCCATGCGGACCGCTTCCGGAACGAGACCTTGGTGCTCATGCACTTCAGCCAGTCCCTGGGCCCTCAGGAGGTGCACGCGATGATTCGCGAGCGCCTCCCGGCATCGCTGCTGGAGCGGGTCCGCATCTTCGCTCCGGATTCAGGCCGTTGGTTCGGCTGA
- a CDS encoding YciI family protein yields the protein MRVMVIVKATQNSEKQIMPKEELLAAMGKYNEELVKAGIMLAGEGLHPSSKGKRVVFGDGKKPSVIDGPFAETKELVAGYWLWQVRSMDEALEWARRCPNPMPGEEGVLELRPVFEAADFGEEFTPELRAQEDRLRAELEQQQKAK from the coding sequence ATGCGCGTGATGGTCATCGTGAAGGCAACCCAGAACTCCGAGAAGCAGATCATGCCCAAGGAGGAACTGCTGGCGGCGATGGGGAAGTACAACGAGGAGCTGGTGAAGGCCGGCATCATGCTCGCGGGTGAGGGGCTCCACCCCAGCAGCAAGGGCAAGCGAGTGGTCTTTGGCGACGGGAAGAAGCCAAGTGTGATCGACGGCCCGTTCGCGGAGACCAAGGAGCTGGTGGCTGGGTACTGGCTGTGGCAGGTGCGCTCCATGGACGAGGCGCTCGAGTGGGCGCGTCGCTGCCCGAACCCGATGCCGGGCGAAGAGGGTGTGCTGGAGCTGCGCCCGGTGTTCGAGGCGGCGGACTTCGGCGAGGAGTTCACCCCCGAGCTTCGCGCGCAGGAGGACCGTCTGCGTGCCGAGTTGGAGCAGCAGCAGAAGGCGAAGTAG
- a CDS encoding transporter substrate-binding domain-containing protein — protein sequence MECSSRWLFVAVLLVCGTACKQEPPAPPPAPPVAAAVEPEDPPFPEQALPLPVEATQAHAAPVKPPEPPFTGDLPELRTRGVLRVLVETTDERSLPRQGLPRSQDRASLERFADKHGMTVEFIPVERFDQLVPMLREGRGDVIAADLTITPERAKELSFTRPLAFVNEVLVGKRGSSDLPRKPEALAGRSVHVRASSTFAVSLATLAQDKAPGLVVAPAAESLDSEELAWKVSQGELPLTVVDSHLLAAIETYNPEVEALFPIAEKRPLAWGVRLENPALRGALDAFLVERALTEHHDQLFTGDLDGIRKRGVLRVLTRNSPVTYYLHRGEQAGFDYTMAKLAADALKVRLEIVVPPSYEALVSWLKEGRGDMVAAALTVTPERQREVSFSRPYLFVDEVLVQRAGAQKLASLADLKGRAIHVRRSSSHYATLSALSSQHGFTLVEEPEDQDAETLIERVARGEIPFSVTDSHILAAELVYRDDVEAALTVPGQGTPAGKDGHYGIAFAVRSQSPKLRGFLDDFVKKTYKSTEYNIARRRYFEGRREQAPATTEAAVLAGTISPYDGLVRSYSARYGLDWRLMVAQMFQESRFDPRARSWVGAQGLFQVMPGTGTELGFRKLEDPEQGIHAGVKYMHQLIGRIAPEIPFKQRLRFALASYNAGLGHVLDARRLAQEKGLDPNRWFGHVEKAMLLLEKPQYYRRARHGYCRGSEPVKYVSEIQTRYGNYVAVVQH from the coding sequence ATGGAGTGCAGTTCCCGCTGGTTGTTCGTCGCCGTGCTTCTTGTGTGTGGCACCGCCTGCAAGCAGGAGCCTCCCGCTCCTCCGCCGGCTCCTCCCGTCGCCGCTGCCGTCGAACCGGAGGACCCTCCCTTCCCCGAGCAGGCCCTGCCGCTGCCGGTCGAAGCCACGCAAGCCCACGCCGCCCCCGTGAAGCCGCCCGAGCCCCCATTCACGGGGGACCTCCCCGAACTGCGCACCCGCGGTGTCCTGCGCGTCCTCGTAGAAACCACCGACGAGCGCTCCCTGCCGCGCCAGGGCCTGCCGCGCTCTCAGGACCGGGCCTCGTTGGAGCGCTTCGCCGACAAGCATGGAATGACGGTCGAGTTCATCCCCGTCGAGCGCTTCGACCAGCTCGTCCCCATGTTGCGCGAGGGCCGCGGAGACGTCATCGCCGCGGACCTCACCATCACCCCCGAGCGCGCCAAGGAACTCTCGTTCACCCGGCCACTGGCCTTCGTCAATGAAGTCCTTGTCGGCAAGCGCGGCTCCTCGGACCTGCCTCGCAAGCCCGAGGCGCTCGCGGGCCGCTCCGTGCACGTTCGCGCCAGCTCGACCTTCGCGGTGTCGCTCGCCACGCTCGCTCAAGACAAGGCCCCAGGGCTCGTGGTCGCGCCCGCGGCCGAGAGCCTCGACTCCGAGGAGCTGGCCTGGAAGGTCTCCCAAGGTGAGCTCCCGCTCACCGTCGTGGACAGTCACCTGCTGGCCGCCATCGAGACCTACAACCCAGAGGTCGAAGCGCTCTTTCCCATCGCCGAGAAGCGTCCGCTCGCGTGGGGCGTCAGGCTGGAGAACCCCGCACTGCGCGGAGCCTTGGACGCCTTCCTCGTGGAGCGTGCGCTCACCGAACACCACGACCAGTTGTTCACCGGCGACCTCGACGGCATCCGCAAACGCGGCGTGCTGCGAGTCCTTACCCGCAACAGCCCGGTGACCTACTACCTCCACCGAGGGGAGCAGGCCGGCTTCGACTACACGATGGCGAAGCTCGCCGCGGATGCCCTCAAGGTTCGGCTGGAGATCGTCGTCCCTCCTTCCTACGAGGCGCTTGTCTCCTGGCTGAAGGAGGGCAGGGGAGACATGGTCGCCGCCGCGCTCACCGTCACCCCGGAGCGCCAGCGCGAGGTCTCCTTCAGCCGCCCCTATCTCTTCGTGGATGAAGTCCTCGTCCAGCGCGCGGGTGCGCAGAAGCTCGCCTCACTCGCGGATTTGAAGGGCCGCGCGATTCATGTCCGCCGCTCGTCCAGCCACTACGCCACCTTGAGCGCGCTGTCGTCCCAGCACGGCTTCACGCTCGTCGAGGAGCCCGAGGACCAGGACGCGGAGACGCTCATCGAGCGTGTGGCACGCGGTGAGATTCCCTTCTCCGTGACGGACAGCCACATCCTCGCCGCCGAGCTCGTGTATCGCGATGACGTGGAGGCCGCGCTGACCGTGCCCGGTCAGGGCACCCCCGCGGGGAAGGACGGGCACTACGGCATCGCCTTCGCCGTGCGCTCCCAGAGCCCGAAGCTGCGCGGGTTCCTCGATGACTTCGTGAAGAAGACCTACAAGAGCACCGAGTACAACATCGCCCGCCGCCGCTACTTCGAGGGACGCAGGGAGCAGGCCCCAGCGACCACCGAGGCCGCCGTGCTCGCCGGCACCATCTCGCCCTATGACGGACTGGTGCGCTCGTACTCGGCTCGCTACGGCCTGGACTGGCGGCTGATGGTCGCGCAGATGTTCCAGGAGAGCCGCTTCGACCCTCGCGCCCGGAGCTGGGTGGGTGCGCAAGGGCTCTTCCAGGTCATGCCTGGCACGGGCACCGAGCTGGGCTTCCGCAAGCTCGAGGACCCCGAGCAAGGCATCCACGCGGGCGTGAAGTACATGCACCAGCTCATCGGCCGCATCGCGCCGGAGATTCCCTTCAAGCAACGGCTGCGCTTCGCCCTGGCCTCCTACAACGCGGGCCTCGGCCATGTGCTGGACGCACGGCGCCTGGCGCAGGAGAAGGGCTTGGACCCCAACCGCTGGTTCGGTCACGTCGAGAAGGCGATGCTCCTCCTCGAGAAACCCCAGTACTACCGCCGCGCGCGGCACGGCTACTGCCGCGGCTCCGAGCCCGTGAAGTACGTCTCCGAAATCCAGACGCGCTACGGAAACTACGTGGCCGTCGTCCAGCACTGA
- a CDS encoding mucoidy inhibitor MuiA family protein yields the protein MNTPFTLPVVKVTLLEDRALVERRGEVPLVPGAQHLVIAGLSPLAVDRSLQAKLAGGTVSQARVRRVRKPQPPEALREHHTQLDQRVADLEKEERQLSADVNRLAIRHGLLVTAHTDVYRAISEQAGGGLSRAETWKQQLDTVREELEAAGEALRGTMREQQRVQQGLEEARRARVGTQQEEPRLDVHAELEVGHPTGGTALLSVTYLVPCAAWRPAYRATLESPTDGSNSTVKLECEAVVWQRTEEEWKDVELAFSTARPTLGASPPRLETDWLFLRDKTEREKQVVEVAVREEVIQTTGEGGGAKREDGLPGMDDGGEPLTLAAPHRATVPSDGEPHRVPLFQFNAPAASELLVCPELSPLAHRVARFDNLGPAVLLAGPVDLVRQSGYVGRSQLRFTGKGERLRLGFGSEDSLRVARQTDLQEDVSRLMARKVKTHHVKMFVSNMGPRPAAVVLEERIPVSEVESVEVVLQKDATRPSPTRVSTDGIARFELTAPPRSQQELTLVYTVTSTSKVAGL from the coding sequence ATGAACACGCCCTTCACGCTACCGGTGGTCAAGGTCACCCTCCTGGAAGACCGCGCGCTCGTCGAGCGTCGAGGCGAAGTCCCGCTCGTCCCAGGTGCCCAGCATCTGGTCATCGCGGGGCTGTCGCCCCTGGCCGTGGACCGCTCCCTCCAGGCGAAGCTCGCGGGAGGCACGGTGTCCCAGGCGCGAGTGCGCCGCGTGCGCAAACCCCAACCGCCCGAAGCCCTGCGCGAGCACCACACGCAACTGGACCAGCGGGTGGCGGACCTCGAGAAGGAGGAGCGTCAGCTCAGCGCGGACGTGAACCGGCTGGCCATTCGACATGGCTTGCTGGTCACCGCGCACACGGATGTGTATCGCGCCATCTCCGAGCAGGCCGGCGGAGGGTTGTCGCGGGCCGAGACGTGGAAGCAGCAACTCGACACCGTGCGCGAGGAGCTGGAAGCGGCGGGCGAGGCGCTGCGCGGCACGATGCGCGAGCAGCAGCGGGTGCAGCAGGGCCTCGAGGAGGCCCGTCGCGCGCGCGTGGGGACACAGCAGGAGGAGCCCCGGCTCGACGTACACGCCGAGTTGGAGGTCGGGCACCCGACGGGAGGAACCGCGCTCCTGTCCGTGACCTACCTGGTGCCCTGCGCGGCCTGGCGGCCCGCGTACCGCGCCACGCTGGAGTCACCCACCGACGGCTCGAACTCGACGGTGAAGCTGGAGTGCGAGGCCGTGGTGTGGCAGCGGACGGAAGAGGAGTGGAAGGACGTGGAGCTGGCGTTCTCCACCGCGCGTCCCACGCTGGGCGCCTCACCGCCGCGACTGGAGACGGATTGGCTCTTCCTTCGCGACAAGACGGAGCGAGAGAAGCAGGTCGTGGAAGTGGCGGTGCGCGAGGAGGTCATCCAGACGACAGGCGAAGGGGGTGGCGCGAAGCGCGAGGACGGCCTTCCGGGCATGGATGACGGAGGAGAGCCGTTGACGCTCGCGGCGCCCCACCGCGCCACGGTGCCGTCCGATGGTGAGCCCCATCGCGTCCCCCTGTTCCAGTTCAACGCGCCCGCCGCGTCCGAGCTGCTCGTGTGTCCCGAGCTGTCGCCGCTCGCTCATCGGGTGGCGCGGTTCGACAACCTGGGCCCCGCGGTGCTGCTCGCGGGGCCGGTGGACCTGGTGCGACAGAGTGGCTACGTCGGACGCTCTCAGCTTCGCTTCACCGGGAAGGGCGAGCGGTTGCGCCTGGGGTTCGGGAGCGAGGACTCGCTGCGGGTGGCGCGGCAGACGGACCTGCAGGAGGACGTGAGCCGGCTGATGGCGCGCAAGGTGAAGACCCATCACGTCAAGATGTTCGTCTCCAACATGGGGCCTCGGCCGGCGGCGGTGGTGCTCGAGGAGCGGATTCCCGTCTCGGAGGTGGAGTCCGTGGAGGTGGTGCTCCAGAAGGACGCCACCCGGCCCTCCCCCACGCGCGTGAGCACGGATGGCATCGCTCGGTTCGAGCTGACCGCGCCACCGCGCTCTCAGCAGGAGCTGACTCTGGTCTACACGGTGACCAGCACGTCGAAGGTCGCGGGCTTGTAG
- a CDS encoding DUF4139 domain-containing protein codes for MLVVPSILDAVTVHAEGALCTRIATLPLLEDRVPTEVQLNGLPISLRPGTLRASVRQGPPGLTVRAIRSTFDVQLPPEVDVPSEHQALEAARARVSDVTTRLGGIQRELQSVGTLKPAFAPKTKDHYQPHEAPLAAMLALTSFVDSELAALHARRLELERDLRDAEADVQLRQQRLFEASSAVRGERARVYRAAVLTLSGTPWPRETPALIALEYAVPGARWVPTYDLHLPRTLEEGTLRMRASIIQRTGEDWTGVKLAVSTAALDRRAEVPELKALRIGRKQPPPPRSGWREPPPGLDELFAGYDSRPPARTSKPQPPSNGPASAPYAVAIAGVAHESVAAAGMEIMLEEPASGGRQQAPRKAMARDAVDSLGAAAPSMPQGMIAVPGGAAPASPPRAAPAPAVSRPSMNRSRVDSEETLSRKRAGVRRAGAPKQDVSMDDDSPKDGLFEESAANLADLPEMEDGYGGSADRPSPVPRLEPSDSWLDYERLALAPADAESVRRGRLQSRPSHVTRELLALSAIQVQVNVLSFVAVSEREVASLWKVPAPAWTLPPRESAMHFDAKFDVETRAGVPSDGSWHTLPVVAVPVGLSPEYVCVPSVEPRAFRTVRIENRTPYPLLAGPVDVTLGDEFLMTSPLPTMPPGSTQRLGLGVEESIKVARNTRFDEASGGIFGGATMLTHHVSVELANRLSNRILVEVCERVPAVPANFEKEIKVEETEVAPHWQKRTPLPGEVPVEGERAWRVVLQPGEAQTLKATWTVKISASKMLDGGNRRT; via the coding sequence ATGCTCGTCGTGCCATCCATCCTGGATGCGGTCACTGTTCACGCGGAGGGGGCGTTGTGTACACGCATCGCCACCCTGCCATTGCTGGAGGACCGTGTTCCGACCGAAGTCCAGCTCAACGGTCTTCCCATCTCCCTGCGACCCGGGACACTCCGCGCCAGCGTGAGACAAGGGCCACCGGGTCTCACGGTCCGCGCCATCCGCTCGACCTTCGACGTTCAGCTCCCGCCTGAAGTCGACGTGCCCAGCGAGCACCAGGCGCTGGAGGCGGCCCGCGCGCGTGTCTCGGATGTGACGACACGGCTGGGGGGAATCCAGCGCGAGCTCCAATCCGTGGGCACGCTCAAGCCCGCGTTCGCCCCGAAGACCAAGGACCACTACCAGCCCCATGAGGCACCGCTCGCCGCCATGCTGGCGCTGACGTCCTTCGTGGACTCCGAGCTGGCCGCGCTGCACGCGCGCCGACTGGAGTTGGAGCGGGACCTGCGCGACGCGGAGGCCGACGTGCAGCTGCGGCAGCAGCGTCTGTTCGAAGCGTCCAGTGCGGTGCGCGGTGAACGCGCCCGTGTGTATCGCGCCGCCGTGCTCACCTTGTCTGGAACCCCATGGCCTCGCGAGACACCGGCGCTCATCGCGCTCGAGTACGCCGTGCCCGGTGCGCGCTGGGTCCCCACGTATGACCTGCACCTGCCCAGGACGTTGGAGGAAGGCACGCTGCGCATGCGCGCCTCCATCATTCAACGCACCGGCGAGGACTGGACCGGCGTGAAGCTGGCCGTGTCCACGGCCGCGCTGGACCGCAGGGCGGAGGTCCCCGAGCTCAAGGCCTTGCGCATCGGCCGCAAACAACCTCCACCGCCTCGCTCCGGCTGGCGTGAGCCGCCCCCCGGGCTGGATGAGCTCTTCGCCGGCTACGACTCGCGCCCTCCCGCGCGGACCTCCAAGCCACAGCCACCGAGCAACGGGCCCGCGTCCGCTCCGTACGCGGTCGCCATCGCTGGAGTAGCCCACGAAAGCGTGGCCGCCGCGGGCATGGAAATCATGCTCGAGGAGCCCGCCTCTGGTGGCAGACAGCAAGCGCCGCGAAAAGCCATGGCTCGAGACGCCGTGGATTCCCTCGGCGCCGCCGCGCCTTCGATGCCTCAGGGGATGATTGCCGTACCGGGTGGCGCCGCGCCCGCGTCGCCACCTCGTGCCGCGCCAGCCCCCGCGGTTTCTCGGCCCTCGATGAACCGCTCCCGTGTGGACTCCGAGGAGACGCTCTCGCGCAAGCGAGCAGGAGTCCGGCGGGCCGGCGCGCCGAAGCAAGACGTGTCCATGGATGATGACTCCCCCAAGGACGGCCTGTTCGAGGAGTCCGCGGCGAACCTGGCCGACCTGCCCGAGATGGAGGATGGATACGGAGGCTCGGCCGACAGGCCCAGCCCGGTTCCACGTCTGGAACCCTCCGACTCGTGGCTGGACTACGAGCGGCTGGCGCTGGCCCCAGCGGATGCCGAGTCCGTGAGACGTGGCCGCCTCCAGTCGCGCCCGTCCCATGTCACTCGCGAGTTGTTGGCCCTTTCGGCCATCCAGGTCCAGGTCAATGTCCTCTCCTTCGTCGCGGTGAGCGAGCGGGAAGTGGCCAGCCTCTGGAAGGTCCCCGCCCCCGCGTGGACCCTTCCTCCGCGCGAGTCGGCGATGCACTTCGACGCGAAGTTCGACGTGGAGACCCGCGCGGGTGTGCCCTCCGATGGGAGCTGGCACACGCTGCCCGTCGTGGCCGTCCCCGTGGGATTGTCACCCGAGTACGTCTGCGTACCCTCCGTGGAGCCGCGTGCGTTCCGCACGGTGCGCATCGAGAACCGGACGCCCTACCCTCTCCTCGCGGGCCCGGTGGATGTCACCCTGGGCGACGAGTTCTTGATGACGTCGCCCTTGCCCACCATGCCTCCAGGCTCGACGCAGCGCCTGGGGTTGGGCGTCGAGGAGTCCATCAAGGTCGCGCGCAACACGCGCTTCGACGAGGCCTCCGGCGGCATCTTCGGCGGAGCGACGATGCTCACGCACCACGTCTCGGTGGAGCTGGCCAACCGGCTCAGCAATCGCATTCTCGTCGAGGTGTGCGAGCGCGTGCCCGCCGTCCCCGCGAACTTCGAGAAGGAAATCAAGGTCGAGGAGACGGAGGTGGCGCCGCATTGGCAGAAGCGCACGCCACTTCCAGGAGAAGTCCCGGTGGAAGGAGAGCGCGCGTGGCGCGTGGTGCTCCAACCCGGTGAAGCGCAGACCCTCAAGGCCACATGGACCGTGAAGATCTCCGCCAGCAAGATGCTGGACGGCGGAAACAGGAGGACCTGA
- a CDS encoding DUF692 domain-containing protein: MRTISLQGMGIGWRRELALFIDRMPAPGFVEVLAEHLPLTSPIPEPLLRLRERGVPLVLHAVSLGLGSAEPPSPERLSWLARLAERLGAACITEHLAFVRAGGIESGHLLPVPRTEDALEVLAENVRRAQDALPVPLALENVASLFEWPDPAFTEAEFLREVLARTSASLLLDVANLHAHVLNHGTDADAVLCSVPRERLAYVHVAGGIQHGGLYHDTHAHPVPDGPMALLEQLAGKLGPVPVMLERDDRFPPEAELSSELTAMSSALERGAIRWRGAAHG; the protein is encoded by the coding sequence TTGAGGACGATCTCACTCCAGGGCATGGGCATCGGCTGGAGGAGGGAGCTGGCGCTTTTCATCGACCGGATGCCCGCCCCCGGCTTCGTGGAAGTGCTCGCCGAACACTTGCCACTCACAAGCCCCATCCCCGAGCCTCTCCTGCGGCTTCGCGAGCGAGGTGTCCCGCTGGTGTTGCATGCCGTCTCGCTGGGGCTCGGCTCCGCTGAGCCCCCCTCCCCTGAGCGGCTGTCATGGCTCGCGCGCCTGGCGGAGAGGCTGGGCGCGGCGTGTATCACCGAGCACCTGGCCTTCGTTCGCGCCGGCGGCATCGAGTCAGGCCATCTGTTGCCAGTGCCCCGCACCGAGGATGCGTTGGAGGTGCTGGCGGAGAATGTGCGGCGGGCCCAGGACGCCTTGCCCGTCCCCCTCGCGCTGGAGAACGTGGCCTCGCTGTTCGAGTGGCCAGACCCGGCCTTCACGGAGGCGGAGTTCCTGCGCGAGGTGCTCGCGCGCACCAGTGCTTCCCTGCTGCTGGATGTGGCCAATCTCCATGCCCACGTGCTCAACCACGGCACCGACGCGGACGCCGTCCTGTGCTCGGTGCCTCGTGAGCGGCTGGCCTATGTCCACGTGGCCGGAGGCATTCAGCACGGCGGCCTGTATCACGACACACATGCGCACCCGGTGCCGGACGGACCGATGGCGCTGCTGGAGCAACTGGCCGGGAAGCTCGGCCCCGTGCCGGTGATGCTCGAGCGGGATGACCGCTTTCCTCCCGAGGCGGAGCTGTCCTCGGAGCTCACCGCGATGTCCAGCGCGCTGGAGCGCGGCGCCATCCGCTGGCGTGGAGCGGCTCACGGATGA
- a CDS encoding TIGR04222 domain-containing membrane protein, translated as MNPMDWTGPQFLRVYAVLFVIALILGITLRRWLTGPGGPLMFTHQQLGPYEVALLSGPKEVVHTALARLLHMGMIRMDGPNIEATGKHLNSNSPIERAAYGAVSSESMTLPALHSRAEPAIEELKDPLVEQGWLVDTQRARHARWLPTLLFFALLGLGLGKIAVGMSRDKPVSILALFSLFTFIALLVSSRKVWRTRKGETALRALRREQSALRVTARSAKSPDVMNSHDLALAVALFGLGVVTLNDFELLRRQVAPEVSSGGDSSSSGGSCGSSSSCGSSSSDSGGSSSSCGSSSSCGSSGCGGCGGGGGD; from the coding sequence ATGAATCCGATGGATTGGACGGGCCCGCAGTTCCTCCGGGTCTACGCCGTACTGTTCGTGATTGCGCTGATATTGGGCATCACGCTTCGCCGGTGGCTGACCGGGCCTGGTGGGCCTCTCATGTTCACGCATCAACAGCTCGGCCCATATGAGGTCGCGCTGTTGTCGGGTCCCAAGGAGGTCGTCCACACCGCCCTCGCCCGGCTGCTGCACATGGGAATGATTCGGATGGACGGCCCGAACATCGAGGCCACCGGAAAGCACCTGAACAGCAACTCACCCATCGAGCGCGCCGCCTACGGCGCGGTCTCGAGCGAGTCCATGACACTCCCGGCGCTGCACTCCCGGGCCGAGCCCGCCATCGAGGAGCTCAAGGACCCACTCGTCGAGCAAGGCTGGCTCGTCGACACGCAGCGGGCCCGCCATGCGCGTTGGCTGCCCACGCTCTTGTTCTTCGCACTGCTCGGACTGGGGTTGGGAAAGATCGCCGTGGGCATGTCTCGAGACAAGCCCGTGAGCATCCTCGCCCTGTTCAGCCTCTTCACCTTCATCGCCCTCCTCGTTTCCTCGCGGAAGGTCTGGCGCACCCGAAAGGGAGAGACAGCCCTCAGGGCACTGCGAAGGGAGCAATCCGCCCTGCGCGTCACCGCGCGCAGCGCGAAGTCTCCCGACGTGATGAACAGCCACGACCTGGCCCTCGCGGTGGCCCTCTTCGGCCTCGGCGTGGTCACCTTGAATGACTTCGAGCTGCTGCGCCGGCAGGTGGCGCCCGAGGTCTCCAGCGGAGGCGACTCCAGCTCCAGCGGCGGCAGCTGTGGAAGCAGCAGCAGTTGCGGCAGCAGCAGCAGTGACAGCGGAGGCAGTAGCAGCAGCTGCGGCAGCAGTAGCAGCTGTGGGAGCAGCGGCTGCGGCGGTTGTGGGGGTGGAGGTGGTGATTGA
- a CDS encoding M15 family metallopeptidase, with protein sequence MSLALFRWSVVLLLCLFTSAAFANEARGRKNKAKTPKLVSLVGGQQLHRDTATAFQRMSQDAAKHGIELTVTSGYRSLHEQQWLYEEYQRGRGNKAARPGYSKHQLGIAVDLIVGKRTSKRYRWLAANACRFGFRRTVPSEPWHWEYHPRRTFPPVAGFNCLGRRTRPPEPPTPVAIKDPS encoded by the coding sequence ATGTCGCTCGCGCTATTCCGCTGGAGTGTCGTCCTGTTGCTGTGCCTGTTCACGTCGGCCGCCTTCGCGAATGAAGCGCGCGGTCGAAAGAACAAGGCGAAAACCCCCAAGCTGGTGAGCCTCGTTGGAGGCCAGCAGCTCCACCGTGACACCGCGACGGCGTTCCAGCGCATGTCCCAGGACGCCGCGAAGCACGGCATCGAGCTGACGGTCACCAGCGGATATCGCTCCCTGCACGAGCAACAGTGGCTCTACGAGGAGTACCAGCGCGGACGTGGAAACAAGGCCGCGCGGCCCGGCTACTCCAAGCACCAGTTGGGCATCGCGGTGGACCTCATCGTGGGCAAGCGCACCTCGAAGCGCTACCGGTGGCTCGCGGCCAATGCCTGCCGCTTCGGCTTTCGCCGCACCGTGCCTTCGGAGCCGTGGCATTGGGAGTATCACCCTCGACGCACCTTTCCTCCCGTGGCCGGCTTCAACTGCCTGGGGCGACGGACACGTCCGCCCGAACCTCCCACCCCCGTGGCCATCAAGGACCCGAGCTGA